In one Janibacter cremeus genomic region, the following are encoded:
- the argB gene encoding acetylglutamate kinase, giving the protein MHSDTTLRGAIDAAALRVARSKATTLVEALPWLEQFRGALVVIKYGGNAMTDDELKAAFAQDIVFLRYAGLRPVVVHGGGPQIQAMLDRLGLASEFKGGLRVTTPEVMDVVRMVLTGQVGRELVGLLNQHGPVAVGMSGEDAGLFGGRRRRLEVDGESVDIGLVGDVESVDPAAVLDILDAGRIPVVSTIAPDLDVDGQVLNVNADTAASALAVALRAQKLVVLTDVEGIYADWPDRDSLLSHLSVSGARALLDRVDTGMIPKLEACIRAVTKGVPQAHVVDGRQPHSMLLEIFTSEGFGTMILPDDVDSGATGESDDDAEGEGNPS; this is encoded by the coding sequence ATGCACTCGGACACCACCCTGCGCGGCGCGATCGACGCCGCGGCGCTGCGCGTGGCCCGGAGCAAGGCGACGACACTCGTCGAGGCCCTGCCCTGGCTCGAGCAGTTCCGCGGGGCGCTCGTCGTGATCAAGTACGGCGGCAACGCCATGACCGACGACGAGCTCAAGGCCGCCTTCGCCCAGGACATCGTCTTCCTGCGCTACGCCGGCCTGCGCCCGGTCGTGGTCCACGGCGGCGGCCCCCAGATCCAGGCGATGCTCGACCGTCTCGGTCTGGCGAGCGAGTTCAAGGGTGGCCTGCGCGTCACCACCCCCGAGGTCATGGACGTCGTGCGGATGGTGCTCACCGGCCAGGTCGGCCGAGAGCTCGTCGGCCTGCTCAACCAGCACGGCCCCGTCGCCGTCGGCATGTCGGGCGAGGACGCCGGGCTCTTCGGCGGTCGCCGCCGCCGGCTGGAGGTCGACGGGGAGAGCGTCGACATCGGGCTCGTCGGCGACGTCGAGTCGGTCGATCCGGCCGCGGTCCTCGACATCCTCGACGCCGGCCGCATCCCGGTCGTCTCCACGATCGCGCCGGACCTCGACGTCGACGGGCAGGTGCTCAACGTCAACGCCGACACCGCGGCCTCCGCGCTGGCCGTCGCCCTGCGCGCCCAGAAGCTCGTGGTCCTCACCGACGTGGAGGGCATCTACGCCGACTGGCCCGACCGGGACTCGCTGCTGTCGCACCTGTCCGTCTCCGGTGCCCGTGCCCTGCTCGACCGGGTCGACACGGGGATGATCCCCAAGCTCGAGGCGTGCATCAGGGCCGTGACGAAGGGGGTCCCGCAGGCCCACGTCGTCGACGGACGCCAGCCGCACTCCATGCTGCTGGAGATCTTCACCTCCGAGGGCTTCGGGACGATGATCCTGCCCGACGACGTGGACTCCGGGGCCACCGGCGAATCGGACGACGACGCAGAAGGAGAGGGCAACCCCTCATGA
- a CDS encoding acetylornithine transaminase, protein MTTVSTDQQALLERYRASHIGVFGVPGLVLSHGDGAYVWDVDGNRYLDLLGGIAVNALGHGHPALVTAVSMQARTALHVSNFFTTPAQVEAAEALLRIAEAPEGSGVFFANSGSEAIETAIKLSRRTGRTGIVAASGAFHGRTTGAVTLTHKAAYREPFEPLLPGVTHVPAGDVDALRAAVGPDTAMVLLEPIQGEAGVVPTPAGYLAAAREITREAGALLVLDEIQTGIARTGAWFAHQLEGVVPDAMAVAKGLGGGVPIGGLVTFGPDVTGLLTAGQHGSTFGGNPLACSAALAVIGTIESEGLIEHAAQAGQFLADRVAALDHPLVAGVRGAGLLRAIRLTEPIAPAVAATARSHGFIVNPVAPDALRLAPPLIITTDQLATFVDALPAILDAATQPTPETP, encoded by the coding sequence ATGACCACCGTGTCCACGGACCAGCAGGCTCTCCTCGAGCGCTACCGCGCCAGCCACATCGGCGTCTTCGGCGTCCCCGGGCTCGTCCTCTCCCACGGCGACGGCGCGTACGTCTGGGACGTCGACGGCAACCGCTACCTCGACCTGCTCGGGGGCATCGCCGTCAACGCCCTGGGCCACGGCCACCCCGCCCTCGTCACCGCGGTCTCGATGCAGGCCCGGACCGCGCTGCACGTGAGCAACTTCTTCACCACGCCCGCGCAGGTCGAGGCGGCCGAGGCGCTGCTGCGGATCGCCGAGGCGCCCGAGGGCTCCGGCGTCTTCTTCGCCAACAGCGGGTCCGAGGCCATCGAGACCGCGATCAAGCTCTCCCGCCGCACCGGTCGCACGGGCATCGTCGCCGCGAGTGGGGCCTTCCACGGACGCACCACCGGCGCCGTGACCCTGACCCACAAGGCGGCCTACCGCGAGCCCTTCGAGCCGCTCCTGCCCGGCGTCACCCACGTCCCTGCGGGGGACGTCGACGCGCTGCGCGCCGCCGTCGGGCCGGACACCGCGATGGTCCTGCTCGAGCCGATCCAGGGGGAGGCCGGTGTGGTGCCGACCCCGGCCGGCTACCTCGCCGCGGCCCGGGAGATCACGCGCGAGGCGGGCGCCCTGCTCGTCCTCGACGAGATCCAGACCGGGATCGCGCGCACGGGCGCCTGGTTCGCCCACCAGCTCGAGGGCGTCGTCCCGGACGCCATGGCGGTGGCCAAGGGGCTGGGGGGAGGCGTGCCGATCGGTGGCCTGGTCACCTTCGGCCCCGACGTCACCGGTCTGCTCACGGCCGGCCAGCACGGCTCCACCTTCGGTGGCAACCCCCTGGCCTGCAGCGCAGCGCTCGCCGTCATCGGGACCATCGAGTCGGAGGGGCTCATCGAGCACGCCGCACAGGCAGGCCAGTTCCTCGCCGACCGGGTCGCCGCGCTCGACCACCCGCTGGTCGCGGGGGTGCGCGGAGCGGGGCTGCTGCGAGCGATCCGGCTCACCGAGCCGATCGCACCGGCCGTCGCGGCCACGGCGCGGTCCCACGGTTTCATCGTCAACCCGGTGGCGCCCGACGCCCTGCGCCTGGCCCCACCCCTGATCATCACGACCGACCAGCTCGCGACCTTCGTCGACGCCCTCCCGGCGATCCTCGACGCGGCCACCCAGCCCACCCCGGAGACCCCATGA
- the argJ gene encoding bifunctional glutamate N-acetyltransferase/amino-acid acetyltransferase ArgJ, which yields MSTTTPAGFRASGVTAGLKPSGRPDVALVVNDGPDHHAAAVFTTNRVEAAPVTWSRQVVTDGRADAAVLNSGGANACTGAQGFADTHATAEHAATALDVSAGDVVVCSTGLIGELLPMDTLTAGVTVAAGALADDGGAAAAEAIMTTDTVAKTAAAARDGWSVGGMAKGAGMLAPALATMLVVVTTDAVTSAADLDAALREATRTTFDRIDSDGCMSTNDTVLAMASGASGVTVDRADLTEAIREVCADMARQLIGDAEGAHHDIEIVVRGAASEDDGLEVARSIARNTLFKCAIFGRDPNWGRVLAAVGTTQAAFEPQQLDVSINGVQVCRAGGVGEDRSHVDLEEREVRVEVDLHAGAEEVTVWTNDLTHDYVHENSAYST from the coding sequence CCGGCCTCAAGCCGAGCGGGCGCCCCGATGTCGCGCTCGTCGTCAACGACGGCCCGGACCACCACGCGGCCGCGGTCTTCACGACCAACCGCGTCGAGGCGGCTCCGGTGACGTGGTCGCGCCAGGTCGTCACGGACGGGCGTGCCGACGCCGCCGTCCTGAACTCGGGCGGCGCCAACGCGTGCACCGGCGCGCAGGGCTTCGCCGACACCCACGCCACCGCCGAGCACGCCGCCACCGCGCTCGACGTCTCCGCCGGTGACGTCGTCGTGTGCAGCACCGGCCTCATCGGCGAGCTCCTCCCGATGGACACGCTCACCGCGGGTGTCACCGTCGCCGCCGGCGCCCTCGCCGACGACGGGGGAGCGGCCGCGGCCGAGGCGATCATGACCACCGACACCGTCGCCAAGACCGCCGCGGCCGCCCGGGACGGGTGGAGCGTCGGCGGGATGGCGAAGGGGGCCGGCATGCTCGCTCCGGCGCTCGCCACGATGCTCGTCGTCGTCACGACCGACGCGGTGACCAGCGCCGCCGACCTCGACGCCGCCCTGCGGGAGGCGACACGCACCACCTTCGACCGGATCGACTCCGACGGCTGCATGTCCACCAACGACACCGTGCTCGCGATGGCCTCCGGGGCATCGGGCGTCACCGTCGACCGGGCCGACCTCACCGAGGCGATCCGAGAGGTCTGCGCCGACATGGCCCGTCAGCTCATCGGTGACGCCGAGGGCGCCCACCACGACATCGAGATCGTGGTCCGGGGCGCGGCCTCGGAGGACGACGGCCTCGAGGTGGCCCGCAGCATCGCGCGCAACACCCTCTTCAAGTGCGCCATCTTCGGCAGGGACCCCAACTGGGGTCGGGTGCTCGCCGCCGTGGGCACCACGCAGGCGGCCTTCGAGCCCCAGCAGCTGGACGTGTCGATCAACGGCGTGCAGGTGTGCCGTGCCGGCGGGGTCGGGGAGGACCGCTCGCACGTCGACCTCGAGGAGCGCGAGGTGCGGGTCGAGGTCGACCTGCACGCCGGTGCCGAGGAGGTCACCGTCTGGACCAACGACCTCACCCACGACTACGTGCACGAGAACTCCGCCTACTCCACCTGA